CATCACGCCGAACTGCCTCGGGATCTGGTCCGACGAGCACGCCGAGGCGATCGAACCGATCGTCGAGTTCGTCAGGTCGCAGGGGGCGACCCCGGGGATCCAACTGGCCCACGCCGGGCGGAAGGCCTCCCACCGCCCGCCGACCGAGGGGAGCGGCCCCGTCCCCGCCGACGACCCGGACGGGTGGGAGACCGTCTCCGCGACCGACGAGCCGTACCCGCACCCGGACGTCGACGAGGGCGAGTCAACCGACACCCGCCGGCTTGGCGGAGACGGGATCGAGGAGGTGATCGACGCGTTCGCGGCCGCCGCGGAGCGCGCGCGCGACGTCGGCTTCGAGGTCGCGGAGGTCCACGCGGCCCACGGCTACCTGCTCCACCAGTTCCTGTCGCCGGTGACCAACGACCGCGAGGACGGGTACGGCGGGAGCTTCGAGGCCCGGACTCGGCTCCTCCGCGAGGTCGTCGCGGCCGTCCGCGACGTCTGGCCCGACGGGAAGCCCGTCTTCGTCCGTATCTCCGCGACCGACTGGCTCCCCGACCGCGACTCGTGGGACGTGGACGATTCGGTGCGTCTGGCCCCCCTGCTGGCGGAGGCCGGCGCCGACCTGATCGACGTCTCGGGCGGCGGGATCCACCCGGACCAGCAGATCCCGAGCGCCGGCGCGGGGTATCAGGTGCCGTACGCGGAGGCGATCCGCGAGGGGACCGACGTGCCCGTCGCCGCGGTCGGCGGGATCACGGAGCCGACCCACGCCGACGCCTTGGTCCGCAACGGGCGGGCCGACCTCGTCGCGCTCGGCCGCGAGCTGCTCCGGCACCCCTACTGGCCG
The sequence above is a segment of the Halorubrum sp. 2020YC2 genome. Coding sequences within it:
- a CDS encoding NADH:flavin oxidoreductase/NADH oxidase, producing the protein MTDTLFTPLTLRETEFRNRVMLSPMCQYSAEDGLANDWHRVHLGARAAGGAGVVMTEATAVEGRGRITPNCLGIWSDEHAEAIEPIVEFVRSQGATPGIQLAHAGRKASHRPPTEGSGPVPADDPDGWETVSATDEPYPHPDVDEGESTDTRRLGGDGIEEVIDAFAAAAERARDVGFEVAEVHAAHGYLLHQFLSPVTNDREDGYGGSFEARTRLLREVVAAVRDVWPDGKPVFVRISATDWLPDRDSWDVDDSVRLAPLLAEAGADLIDVSGGGIHPDQQIPSAGAGYQVPYAEAIREGTDVPVAAVGGITEPTHADALVRNGRADLVALGRELLRHPYWPLEAAHELGADVEWPVQYRRGRFD